The DNA sequence ATTTGCGGCGTATACCAATATTCCTGTCAAAGAGCTCGAGAAACTGCGTCGCGCAGCCCGCGAACAAGGCGTTGGCATCAAAGTTGTCAAAAACCGCCTCGTCCGAGTAGCTATGTCGCAGATCGATGCCCTGAAAGACACTGATACCAGTGCCTTGAAAGGTCAGGTGCTCTACGCTTATTCGAGCGAAGACGAAGTTATGCCTGCCAAGATTTTGAACGATTTCGCCAAAGACAACCCAAGCCTCGAGCTTGTCGGTGCCTTTAGCGGCGAAGGTGCGAATCTTGACACTGCAGAAACGACTGATCTGGCTAAACTGCCGAGCAAAAATCAACTCATCGCCGAAGTGGTGGCTACATTGCTATCGCCAGTCAACGATGTTACGAACGCGCTCAGTGGCAACCTGCATGCTTTGCTGGATGGTGTCGAAGCCAAAGCAAATTCATAAGCAACCAATCAAACTATAATCCATCGAAAGGACATAATCATGGCTGATGTAAAGAAATTAGCAGAAGAACTGACCAAGTTGACGGTCCTAGAAGTCAACGAATTGAAAAACGTCTTGAAAGACGAATATGGCATTGAGCCAGCTGCAGCTGCTGTAGCTGTCGCTGCTGGCCCAGCTGCCGATGCCGGCGCTGCTGCCGACGAAAAGAGCGAGTTTACCGTTCAATTGAAAGATGCTGGCGCCCAGAAAGTCGCTGTCATCAAAGCAGTCAAAGAAATCACCGGCCTCGGCCTAGGTGAAGCTAAAGCTATCGTTGACGGTGCTCCAGCTCCAGTCAAAGAAGGCGTTAGCAAAGACGACGCTGAAGCTGCCAAGAAAACCCTCGAAGAGGCTGGCGCGACTGTCGAACTCGTTTAATCAATTTTCGACCCTGAATTGTTATAACTATAGAAATGAGACGCTTTTACTAGGCGTCTCATTTTTTAGTTGTTTTAGCAAACCCTAGTCTAATGTTTTGAAAAAATCGCAACTTTATGCCTCAAAATAACAACGTTTTCTGGACTTTCCCCAGATATCGCTGTGGAAAAAAAGTCATTGACTGACGAGACCCCTAGTAGTATAATGTGGAATGACAGAAACCTTAATATACAGACAGAAAGCGAGATACGTCTGATGAACGAGAGCGAGAACAACGAGACGGTTCTGCCCGAAAAACAAGTAAAACGCCTGCGTGCGCTTTTGAATGAGGCAGAGACTAATTTAGCAGCTGCAAAAGAACTATTATTTAGCATTATTGGTGATGATGATTTGCCAAAGCGCACCCCCGAAGAAGTCACCGGCAAGGTGATCGAGGGCGTTTTTGACGGCCAAACCATGCACGACGCCGATGGCAAAGCCTACCCCGTGCCAGCTAACTATGCCAGTAAATCCAAACTGGTCGAAGGCGACATTTTGAAACTAACGATCGCCGATGACGGCTCATTCATTTATAAACAAATCGGACCAGTCGCGCGGCGACAAGTGATCGGCACGCTCGTCCAACACGATGGTGCGTACTATGTCGAAGCTGGCGGTAAAGAGTTCCGAGTCTTGTTAGCCTCTGTGACCTTCTTTAAAGCTCATGTCGGCGACCAAGTCAGCATTATCGTACCCGAAGACAACCGCGACGCCGAATGGGCCGCTGTCGAAGCTGTCCTCTAGAGCTATTTTCGTTAAAATTACAACGCAAAAAAGTCGCTAAACGCGGTATAATGTTTGTATGAGTGTGAGGGAATCATCCGTGCGATCTGTTAGTGATCGTCCTAAAAAAGTGGGGAAATCGGCGCATTTGGCGCTGTACCGTAAATATCGTCCGGAAACCCTCGACCAAATCGTCGGTCAACCGCAAGTTACAGACATTATCAAAAAATCAGCCGCCGGTAATAACTTTGCCCATGCCTATTTATTCACCGGGCAACGTGGCACCGGCAAAACAAGTGCGGCGCGTATTGTCGCACATCTCATTAACCAGACCGATTACAGTTCCGACGATATTGATATTATCGAAATCGATGCCGCCAGCCACGGTGGCGTCGAAGAAGCCCGTGAGCTGCGCGAAAAAGCTTTCCTGGCGCCGATTGCCGCCAGCCATAAAGTCTACATCATCGACGAAGTTCACATGCTGTCGACCCAGGCCTTTAACGCTCTCCTTAAAATCATCGAGGAGCCGCCTGAGCACATCGTATTTATCATGGCGACGACCGAGCTCCAGAAAGTCCCGGCCACCATTCTGAGCCGTGTGCAGCGCTTTCATTTCAAGCCAGTCCCGCTCGACGTCGTAGCAGATCATTTGGCCTATATAGCCGGGGAAGAGGACATCAAGGCCGATCGATCAGCTCTCGAGCTCATCGCCCGTCACGGCGGTGGCAGTTTTCGCGATAGCATCACGTTGCTCGACCAACTAGGCGGATCTGGCGCTATCACTGGCGAGAATGTCGAAGCAGCCCTAGGGCTAGCGCCACAAACGCGCGTTCAGGCTCTCATT is a window from the Candidatus Saccharibacteria bacterium genome containing:
- a CDS encoding 50S ribosomal protein L10 encodes the protein MAISRDKKQALVAELNEILASAKMTVFAAYTNIPVKELEKLRRAAREQGVGIKVVKNRLVRVAMSQIDALKDTDTSALKGQVLYAYSSEDEVMPAKILNDFAKDNPSLELVGAFSGEGANLDTAETTDLAKLPSKNQLIAEVVATLLSPVNDVTNALSGNLHALLDGVEAKANS
- the rplL gene encoding 50S ribosomal protein L7/L12 — protein: MADVKKLAEELTKLTVLEVNELKNVLKDEYGIEPAAAAVAVAAGPAADAGAAADEKSEFTVQLKDAGAQKVAVIKAVKEITGLGLGEAKAIVDGAPAPVKEGVSKDDAEAAKKTLEEAGATVELV
- the dnaX gene encoding DNA polymerase III subunit gamma/tau is translated as MSVRESSVRSVSDRPKKVGKSAHLALYRKYRPETLDQIVGQPQVTDIIKKSAAGNNFAHAYLFTGQRGTGKTSAARIVAHLINQTDYSSDDIDIIEIDAASHGGVEEARELREKAFLAPIAASHKVYIIDEVHMLSTQAFNALLKIIEEPPEHIVFIMATTELQKVPATILSRVQRFHFKPVPLDVVADHLAYIAGEEDIKADRSALELIARHGGGSFRDSITLLDQLGGSGAITGENVEAALGLAPQTRVQALIQSIIEHDVAGVIKSVDDLQASGINTSSIVGQLIDELLEIAPENPKLYSLIESLLEVNGSAAPAIKLLAVLSLAAAKSATRNAVVATATTYEQDKLATIIEKKVKSEPTLIKPETTVVVEQSKPEKSPAAAKLADKKADAAAETVTGQPPAEIVWQDILDELRNLDRPAALATLKFATTDYDHDTLTLYFERAFHRKKADAPSCRESLQLAFAKLYNGTPRIVVATTAQSAADSKDSLVAGVAAIMGGGDIVRET